A window of Clostridium cylindrosporum DSM 605 genomic DNA:
GAAGGGTTAAGGACCTTCCAGGGGTTAGATACCACATCGTTAGAGGTGCTCTAGACTGCGCTGGAGTTGCTGACAGAAAGCAACAAAGATCAAAGTACGGTGCTAAGAGACCAAAGCAAAAGTAATTTGATTAAGTATTAATTATGTGCTGTGTGCAATGCAAATTGAAATAATTCCTCAAGGGTTTAATATAGATTGCATTTACAGAGCGCTTTACGGCCAAGGTAAGGCCGAGTACCGATGAAAATAATTGATGTTAAGGAGGGAAGAAAAGTGCCAAGAAAAGGACATGTTCCAAAGAGAGACGTACTTGCAGATCCAATATACGGAAGCAAAGTTGTAACTAAGCTTATAAACAAGGTTATGTTGGATGGAAAAAGAGGAGTAGCACAAAGAGTTTGCTACGATGCTTTTGAAATAATCAGAGAAAAAACTGGGAAGGACCCAGTAGAAGTTTTCGATGAAGCTATGAATAACGTAATGCCACTTCTAGAAGTTAAGGCAAGAAGAATTGGTGGGGCAACTTACCAAGTTCCGATAGAAGTTAGAGCTGAAAGAAGACAAACACTTGGACTTAGATGGATGGTTGACGCAGCAAGAAAAAGAGGCGAAAAAAGAGCTAGCGAAAGAGTTGCTGGGGAAATACTAGATGCTGCTAACAATGCAGGATCAGCATATAAGAAGAAGGAAGATACACATAGAATGGCAGAAGCTAACAAGGCGTTTGCTCACTATAAATGGTAATAAATTCTAATTAGTTCTAACCCTAAACACATTGTGTTTAGGGTTTGGGGCTACCTATACAAAACCATGAACCGAGAGGAGGAAAAATTGTGGCTAGACAATATCCTTTAGATAAAGTAAGAAACATAGGTATTATGGCACACATTGACGCTGGTAAGACAACTACTACTGAGCGTGTACTATTCTATACAGGTAGAACTCACAAAATCGGAGAAACTCATGATGGTGGAGCTACAATGGACTGGATGGCTCAGGAGCAAGAAAGAGGTATAACAATTACTTCTGCTGCTACTACAGCTCAATGGAAAGGTCATTTAATTAATATTATAGATACACCAGGGCACGTAGACTTCACAGTTGAAGTTGAAAGATCACTACGTGTACTTGATGGAACAGTTGCAGTATTCTGTGCTAAGGGTGGGGTTGAACCTCAATCAGAAACAGTATGGAGACAGGCTGAAAAGTATGGTGTTCCAAGAATGGCATACGTTAACAAGATGGATATAATGGGGGCTGACTTCTACAATGTTGTAGGCATGATGAAGGATAGACTTAGTGCTAATGCAGTTCCAATCCAACTTCCAATAGGTAAGGAAGAAACTTTCCAAGGGATAGTTGACCTTATCGAAAATAAGGCAATCATCTACAAGGATGACCTAGGAAAAGAAGTTGAAGAAACTGAAATTCCAGAAGACCTTAAGGAAAAGGCTGCTGAATACAGAACTGCTCTTATGGAATCAGTTGCTGAATCAGATGAAGCTCTAATGGAAAAATACCTAGAAGGTGAAGAACTAACAGTTGAAGAAATTCATGCTGCAATCAGAAAAGCTACTATAGCTAACGAAATGGTTCCTGTAGTTTGTGGTTCATCATACAAGAATAAGGGTGTTCAACCAATGCTTGATGCAGCAGTTGCATACATGCCATCACCTCTAGATATTCCACCAGTAGCAGGAACTAACCCTGATAATGGTGAAGAAGAATCAAGAGAAGCTAGTGATGATGCAGCACTTTCAGCACTTGCATTTAAGATAATGACTGACCCATTCGTAGGGAAGTTAGCATTTACAAGAGTATACTCAGGTATACTTACTTCAGGTTCATACGTTCTTAACTCAAACAAGAACAAGAGAGAAAGAATCGGAAGACTTGTTAAGATGCATGCTAATCATAGAGAAGAAGTTGAAGAAGTAAGAGCAGGAGATATCTGTGCAGTTGTTGGTCTTAAGGATACAACTACTGGTAATACACTATGTGATCCAAACACTCCTATAGTGCTTGAAAGCATGGAATTCCCAGAAACAGTTATCAACATAGCTATTGAACCTAAGACTAAGGCTGCTCAAGAAAAGATGGGTCTTTCACTTGCAAAGCTTGCTGAAGAAGATCCAACATTTAAGACTTGGACAGATCAAGAAACAGGTCAAACAATCATCGCTGGTATGGGTGAGCTTCACCTAGAAATCATCGTTGATAGACTTCAAAGAGAATTTAAGGTAGAATGTAACGTTGGTAAGCCACAAGTTGCTTACAAAGAAACTATCAAGAATCCTGTTAAGGCTGATGGTAAGTTTGTAAGACAATCAGGTGGTAAGGGACAATACGGACATTGCTGCATCGAACTTTTACCTCAAGAACAAGGTAAGGGATATGAATTTGAAAACAAGGTTGTTGGGGGATCTATTCCAAAGGAATACATCGCACCAATCGATCAAGGTATACAAGAAGCGATGCTTAACGGTATAGTAGCTGGATTCCCAGTTGTTGACTGTAAGGTAGTTGTATATGATGGATCATACCATGATGTTGACTCATCAGAAATGGCATTTAAGATTGCTGGATCTATGGCATTTAAAAACGCTATGGCTAAGGCGAAACCAGTTCTTCTTGAACCATACATGAAGGTTGAAGTTACAGTTCCAGAAGAATATATGGGAGATGTTATTGGTGACATCAACTCAAGAAGAGGTAGAATAGAAGGTATGGACGCAAGAGGTGGAGCTCAAATAATTAGAGCATTCGTTCCACTATCAGAAATGTTTGGATATTCAACAACTCTACGTTCAAGATCTCAAGGTAGAGGAACATATTCAATGCAATTCGACCACTAT
This region includes:
- the rpsG gene encoding 30S ribosomal protein S7, which translates into the protein MPRKGHVPKRDVLADPIYGSKVVTKLINKVMLDGKRGVAQRVCYDAFEIIREKTGKDPVEVFDEAMNNVMPLLEVKARRIGGATYQVPIEVRAERRQTLGLRWMVDAARKRGEKRASERVAGEILDAANNAGSAYKKKEDTHRMAEANKAFAHYKW
- the fusA gene encoding elongation factor G, whose translation is MARQYPLDKVRNIGIMAHIDAGKTTTTERVLFYTGRTHKIGETHDGGATMDWMAQEQERGITITSAATTAQWKGHLINIIDTPGHVDFTVEVERSLRVLDGTVAVFCAKGGVEPQSETVWRQAEKYGVPRMAYVNKMDIMGADFYNVVGMMKDRLSANAVPIQLPIGKEETFQGIVDLIENKAIIYKDDLGKEVEETEIPEDLKEKAAEYRTALMESVAESDEALMEKYLEGEELTVEEIHAAIRKATIANEMVPVVCGSSYKNKGVQPMLDAAVAYMPSPLDIPPVAGTNPDNGEEESREASDDAALSALAFKIMTDPFVGKLAFTRVYSGILTSGSYVLNSNKNKRERIGRLVKMHANHREEVEEVRAGDICAVVGLKDTTTGNTLCDPNTPIVLESMEFPETVINIAIEPKTKAAQEKMGLSLAKLAEEDPTFKTWTDQETGQTIIAGMGELHLEIIVDRLQREFKVECNVGKPQVAYKETIKNPVKADGKFVRQSGGKGQYGHCCIELLPQEQGKGYEFENKVVGGSIPKEYIAPIDQGIQEAMLNGIVAGFPVVDCKVVVYDGSYHDVDSSEMAFKIAGSMAFKNAMAKAKPVLLEPYMKVEVTVPEEYMGDVIGDINSRRGRIEGMDARGGAQIIRAFVPLSEMFGYSTTLRSRSQGRGTYSMQFDHYEDVPASVQADIIGKKNS